The Scatophagus argus isolate fScaArg1 chromosome 20, fScaArg1.pri, whole genome shotgun sequence genome window below encodes:
- the ak3 gene encoding GTP:AMP phosphotransferase AK3, mitochondrial isoform X3, with translation MSRLILNDLRALDQSSWLLDGFPRTVSQAEALDDAYSVDTVINLNVPFQTIKQRLTSRWTHLPSGRVYNIDFNPPKVPGFDDVTGEPLVQRDDDTPETVTRRLKSYETQTEPVLEYYRSKGVLQTFSGTETNKIWPHVEAFLHRKLSSVNQKVA, from the exons ATGTCTCGCCTCATCCTGAATGACCTGAGAGCACTGGACCAGAGCAGCTGGCTGCTTGATG GCTTCCCTCGCACAGTATCCCAGGCAGAGGCTCTGGATGACGCCTACAGTGTGGATACAGTCATTAACCTCAATGTCCCTTTCCAAACCATCAAACAGAGGTTGACCTCTCGCTGGACTCACCTTCCCAGTGGCAGAGTTTATAACATAGACTTCAACCCACCTAAAGTCCCT GGTTTTGATGATGTGACGGGGGAGCCTCTGGTCCAGAGGGACGATGACACACCAGAGACAGTCACAAGGAGACTGAAGTCCTATGAAACCCAGACAGAGCCAGTCCTAGAGTACTACAG GAGTAAAGGTGTACTACAGACCTTCTCTGGGACAGAAACCAACAAAATCTGGCCGCATGTCGAGGCTTTCCTCCACAGAAAACTCTCCTCCGTCAACCAGAAAGTTGCATAG
- the ak3 gene encoding GTP:AMP phosphotransferase AK3, mitochondrial isoform X1: MALHKIFRAVIMGPPGSGKGTVSGRITKSFGLKHLSSGDILRANINAKTELGLLMKSCIDQGQLVPDDVMSRLILNDLRALDQSSWLLDGFPRTVSQAEALDDAYSVDTVINLNVPFQTIKQRLTSRWTHLPSGRVYNIDFNPPKVPGFDDVTGEPLVQRDDDTPETVTRRLKSYETQTEPVLEYYRSKGVLQTFSGTETNKIWPHVEAFLHRKLSSVNQKVA, translated from the exons ATGGCTCTGCATAAGATCTTTCGTGCTGTCATAATGGGACCACCGGGGTCGGGGAAAGGAACAGTGTCTGGGCGCATAACAAAAAGTTTTGGACTGAAGCACCTTTCTAGTGGGGACATTTTGAGAGCAAACATCAACGCCAAAACCG agCTCGGCCTGTTGATGAAGTCCTGTATTGATCAGGGTCAGCTGGTACCCGATGACGTCATGTCTCGCCTCATCCTGAATGACCTGAGAGCACTGGACCAGAGCAGCTGGCTGCTTGATG GCTTCCCTCGCACAGTATCCCAGGCAGAGGCTCTGGATGACGCCTACAGTGTGGATACAGTCATTAACCTCAATGTCCCTTTCCAAACCATCAAACAGAGGTTGACCTCTCGCTGGACTCACCTTCCCAGTGGCAGAGTTTATAACATAGACTTCAACCCACCTAAAGTCCCT GGTTTTGATGATGTGACGGGGGAGCCTCTGGTCCAGAGGGACGATGACACACCAGAGACAGTCACAAGGAGACTGAAGTCCTATGAAACCCAGACAGAGCCAGTCCTAGAGTACTACAG GAGTAAAGGTGTACTACAGACCTTCTCTGGGACAGAAACCAACAAAATCTGGCCGCATGTCGAGGCTTTCCTCCACAGAAAACTCTCCTCCGTCAACCAGAAAGTTGCATAG
- the ak3 gene encoding GTP:AMP phosphotransferase AK3, mitochondrial isoform X2 gives MAAAGVFLRMYDRGTTAELGLLMKSCIDQGQLVPDDVMSRLILNDLRALDQSSWLLDGFPRTVSQAEALDDAYSVDTVINLNVPFQTIKQRLTSRWTHLPSGRVYNIDFNPPKVPGFDDVTGEPLVQRDDDTPETVTRRLKSYETQTEPVLEYYRSKGVLQTFSGTETNKIWPHVEAFLHRKLSSVNQKVA, from the exons ATGGCTGCAGCAGGTGTCTTTTTACGGATGTATGACAGAGGGACTACTGCAG agCTCGGCCTGTTGATGAAGTCCTGTATTGATCAGGGTCAGCTGGTACCCGATGACGTCATGTCTCGCCTCATCCTGAATGACCTGAGAGCACTGGACCAGAGCAGCTGGCTGCTTGATG GCTTCCCTCGCACAGTATCCCAGGCAGAGGCTCTGGATGACGCCTACAGTGTGGATACAGTCATTAACCTCAATGTCCCTTTCCAAACCATCAAACAGAGGTTGACCTCTCGCTGGACTCACCTTCCCAGTGGCAGAGTTTATAACATAGACTTCAACCCACCTAAAGTCCCT GGTTTTGATGATGTGACGGGGGAGCCTCTGGTCCAGAGGGACGATGACACACCAGAGACAGTCACAAGGAGACTGAAGTCCTATGAAACCCAGACAGAGCCAGTCCTAGAGTACTACAG GAGTAAAGGTGTACTACAGACCTTCTCTGGGACAGAAACCAACAAAATCTGGCCGCATGTCGAGGCTTTCCTCCACAGAAAACTCTCCTCCGTCAACCAGAAAGTTGCATAG